In the Streptomyces formicae genome, one interval contains:
- a CDS encoding glucose-1-phosphate cytidylyltransferase, whose product MKVVLFCGGYGMRMRSGAADDVPKPMAMVGPRPLIWHVMRYYAHFGHTEFILCLGYGAHHIKNFFLNYEETTSNDFVLRGGKTELLSTDIADWTITFAQTGIESPIGERLRRVRHHLGGDEMFLANYADVLTDAPLPEMIDSFAGRDAGASMMVVPPQSSFHCVELGEDGLVGGITAVSDMPLWENGGYFVLRQEVFDHIPENGDLVADGCGQLAKQGRLVAHQHRGFWKPTDTVKERAALDEAYARGDRPWAVWERDTAGVGA is encoded by the coding sequence ATGAAGGTCGTACTGTTCTGCGGCGGTTACGGGATGCGGATGCGCAGCGGCGCCGCCGACGACGTGCCCAAGCCGATGGCGATGGTCGGCCCGCGACCGCTGATCTGGCACGTCATGCGCTACTACGCCCACTTCGGGCACACGGAGTTCATCCTGTGCCTCGGCTACGGTGCGCACCACATCAAGAACTTCTTCCTCAACTACGAGGAGACGACGTCCAACGACTTCGTGCTGCGCGGCGGGAAGACCGAGCTCCTCTCCACCGACATAGCCGACTGGACGATCACGTTCGCGCAGACCGGCATCGAGTCGCCGATCGGTGAACGCCTCCGCCGGGTGCGCCACCACCTCGGCGGCGACGAGATGTTCCTCGCCAACTACGCCGACGTGCTCACCGACGCCCCGCTGCCGGAGATGATCGACTCCTTCGCCGGGCGCGACGCCGGCGCGTCGATGATGGTGGTGCCGCCGCAGTCCTCGTTCCACTGTGTGGAACTGGGCGAGGACGGCCTGGTGGGAGGCATCACCGCGGTGAGCGACATGCCGCTGTGGGAGAACGGCGGCTACTTCGTCCTGCGCCAGGAGGTCTTCGACCACATACCGGAGAACGGCGACCTGGTGGCCGACGGCTGTGGTCAACTCGCCAAGCAGGGACGCCTGGTGGCGCACCAGCACCGCGGCTTCTGGAAGCCGACCGACACGGTCAAGGAGCGGGCCGCGCTCGACGAGGCGTACGCCCGCGGCGACCGCCCGTGGGCCGTGTGGGAGCGGGACACTGCCGGGGTGGGCGCGTGA
- a CDS encoding class I SAM-dependent methyltransferase encodes MTRCRLCGSAALASVVDLGATPPCESFLAADQLDKPEPAYPLHLQVCTDCWLAQIPPLITPEETFSEYAYFSSFSTSWVEHARTFVADAVQRVGLDAEDKEAFVVEVASNDGYLLKHVVDRGIRCLGIEPSVNVGAAAREAGVPTVTEFLSPDTGAAVRAEHGPADLVVANNVYAHIPDVVGFTQGLRALVADDGWVSIEVQHLLTLIEENQYDTIYHEHFQYYTVASAIRALASGGLSLVDVELLPTHGGSIRLWARPAEVAGEPSQRVSDVLAREKAAGLQELSGYTEFSARVAKVRRDLLKFLITAAERGESVVGYGAPGKGNTLLNHCGIRPDLLAYTVDRNPYKHGRFTPGTRIPIMAPEQIAADEPDYVLVLPWNLRAELVEQLSFVHDWGGRLVFPIPELSIVEGASLKEVTS; translated from the coding sequence ATGACACGATGCCGACTCTGCGGCTCGGCGGCGCTGGCGAGCGTCGTCGATCTGGGGGCGACCCCGCCGTGCGAGAGCTTTCTCGCCGCGGACCAACTGGACAAGCCGGAACCGGCCTACCCGCTGCACCTGCAGGTCTGCACCGACTGCTGGCTCGCGCAGATCCCGCCGCTGATCACGCCGGAGGAGACGTTCAGCGAGTACGCGTACTTCTCCTCCTTCTCGACCTCGTGGGTGGAGCACGCGCGCACGTTCGTTGCCGACGCCGTCCAGCGGGTGGGCCTCGACGCCGAAGACAAGGAAGCCTTCGTGGTCGAGGTCGCGAGCAACGACGGCTACCTCCTGAAGCACGTGGTGGACCGGGGGATCCGCTGCCTCGGCATCGAGCCGTCGGTGAACGTCGGCGCCGCGGCACGGGAGGCCGGTGTGCCCACGGTCACCGAGTTCCTGAGCCCGGACACCGGCGCGGCCGTCCGCGCCGAACACGGCCCGGCGGACCTGGTCGTGGCCAACAACGTCTACGCGCACATCCCCGACGTGGTCGGGTTCACCCAGGGGCTGCGGGCCCTGGTCGCCGACGACGGCTGGGTCTCCATCGAGGTGCAGCACCTGCTGACCCTGATCGAGGAGAACCAGTACGACACGATCTACCACGAGCACTTCCAGTACTACACGGTCGCCTCCGCGATCCGCGCCCTCGCGAGCGGCGGACTGTCGCTCGTGGACGTCGAGTTGCTGCCCACGCACGGCGGCTCCATCCGGCTGTGGGCCCGGCCCGCCGAGGTCGCGGGCGAGCCTTCGCAGCGCGTGTCCGACGTACTGGCGCGCGAGAAGGCGGCCGGGCTGCAGGAGCTGTCCGGATACACCGAGTTCTCCGCCCGCGTGGCCAAGGTGCGCAGGGACCTCCTGAAGTTCCTCATCACCGCGGCCGAGCGCGGCGAGAGCGTCGTCGGCTACGGCGCCCCCGGCAAGGGCAACACCCTGCTCAACCACTGCGGCATCCGGCCCGACCTGCTCGCCTACACGGTCGACCGCAACCCCTACAAGCACGGCAGGTTCACCCCGGGCACCCGCATCCCGATCATGGCGCCCGAGCAGATCGCCGCGGACGAGCCGGACTACGTCCTGGTCCTGCCGTGGAACCTGCGGGCCGAGCTGGTCGAGCAGCTGTCCTTCGTGCACGACTGGGGCGGCCGCCTCGTCTTCCCCATCCCGGAACTGAGCATTGTCGAGGGCGCGTCCTTGAAAGAGGTCACATCATGA
- a CDS encoding glycosyltransferase, with amino-acid sequence MHVLVVHNRYGSAQPSGENKVVDQEVALLRAAGHRVEVFERRSDDIGARSLMGKVAVPLLVPWNPSVRSELATRLRTSRPDVVHVHNVFPLLSPAVLAACADAGVPAVATLHNYTQICPPGTLQRDGKPCTECVGATAPVPAVRHGCYRNSRLATVPLAVSLSVNRRRWWSGVERFFCISAAQRDILVRAGMPAERLAVKHNFVPDPDDRRTGDGEHLLYLGRLAEAKGLRLLMAAWDELAASGGVGVPLVIAGTGPLEHEVTDWAAGRDDVRYVGLYDTAQCQRAIARSVAVLAPSTWLEAFGLVVVEAMAAGVPTVAAGHGAFVELVDDGVTGLLHRPGDSGSLAARIRRIAADQGRNREMGQAARRRYEQGFSPAVGLERLVEGYRTAIADRSGGGESPPPARNGNTGSRWGTRASRDGGSK; translated from the coding sequence ATGCACGTTCTGGTGGTGCACAACCGCTACGGTTCGGCGCAGCCGAGCGGGGAGAACAAGGTCGTCGACCAGGAGGTGGCCCTGCTGCGCGCGGCAGGACACCGGGTCGAGGTGTTCGAGCGGCGCAGCGACGACATCGGCGCCCGCTCCCTGATGGGCAAGGTCGCGGTGCCGCTCCTGGTGCCGTGGAACCCTTCGGTCCGCTCGGAGCTCGCCACCCGCCTTCGCACCTCGCGCCCTGACGTGGTGCACGTCCACAACGTCTTCCCGCTGCTTTCGCCCGCGGTCCTGGCCGCCTGCGCCGACGCGGGCGTGCCCGCCGTCGCGACGCTGCACAACTACACGCAGATCTGTCCGCCCGGCACGCTCCAGCGGGACGGCAAGCCGTGCACCGAGTGCGTCGGGGCGACCGCCCCCGTGCCCGCGGTGCGGCACGGCTGCTACCGGAACTCCCGCCTGGCGACGGTGCCGCTCGCGGTCAGCCTGTCGGTCAACCGGCGACGCTGGTGGTCCGGCGTGGAGCGGTTCTTCTGCATCTCCGCGGCGCAGCGCGACATCCTGGTACGAGCCGGGATGCCCGCGGAGCGTCTCGCGGTGAAGCACAACTTCGTACCGGATCCGGACGATCGCCGCACGGGCGACGGCGAGCACCTGCTCTACCTCGGGCGGCTCGCGGAGGCCAAGGGCCTGCGGCTGCTCATGGCCGCGTGGGACGAACTCGCGGCGAGCGGCGGGGTGGGCGTGCCGCTCGTGATCGCCGGTACGGGACCGCTGGAGCACGAGGTGACCGACTGGGCGGCGGGCCGGGACGACGTGCGGTACGTCGGCCTGTACGACACGGCCCAGTGCCAACGGGCCATCGCCCGCTCGGTCGCCGTGCTGGCTCCCTCGACGTGGCTTGAGGCGTTCGGCCTGGTCGTCGTGGAGGCGATGGCGGCCGGGGTGCCGACCGTCGCCGCGGGGCACGGCGCCTTCGTCGAACTCGTCGACGACGGGGTGACCGGGCTGCTGCACCGGCCGGGCGATTCCGGCTCGCTCGCGGCCCGCATACGCCGGATCGCGGCCGATCAGGGCCGCAACCGGGAGATGGGCCAGGCGGCCCGACGCCGTTACGAGCAGGGCTTCAGCCCGGCCGTCGGCCTCGAACGCCTGGTGGAGGGGTACCGGACCGCGATCGCGGACCGGTCGGGCGGCGGGGAAAGCCCGCCGCCGGCAAGGAACGGAAACACTGGCTCGCGGTGGGGGACCCGCGCGAGCAGGGATGGGGGCAGTAAATGA
- a CDS encoding heparinase II/III family protein, with protein sequence MSAGWYVRRLSRMGPREIGGRAQDAVRRRLWRSARPDCPGVADARFTAVLPAGTLAAVPTDAVKSLVAEADRLMAGHGEFFGVVRDDLADPDWWYDPKTGRRAPWGYAFDVPYRNEDVVGDIKQIWEPSRHQFLTVLAAAYALTGDERYAERVAELLRLWWAANAPLRGVHWISGIELGIRLLSWVWIRRLLDGWQGAAALFEHNPVALNQIWHHQRWLAAFPSRGSSANNHVIAEAAGQFAAACAFGWFPASARWRKGALRSLERHLRSNTFHSGLNRELATEYHGLVLELGLAALAEADAADVPVPATVRIVLLRMTDALAAVVDDRLRPPRQGDADDGHGLIVDGAGTDRWASLLATGDAVFGRLAWWPEVTATDVRTPLLAALIRPYAKNGTGRAVSRPARRPARFADAGMTVLRGPEGIWCRCDGGPHGFLSIAAHAHADALSVEVRHDGVDVLADPGTFCYHGQPEWRQYFRSTLGHNTLQLDGEDQSVSGGPFLWTRQARSRVLAVDTPDVSAGGTARWSAEHDGYQPSVHRRSVELAAESRELTVVDEVRDSRGVVRLAFHLGPEITAELSGNRAELSWTRDGEDRSAVLDLPSQLSWRAHRGETEPPLGWYSAGFGRKEPTTTLVGTGSADGAREFTTALRFRG encoded by the coding sequence ATGAGCGCGGGCTGGTACGTACGGCGGCTCTCCCGGATGGGGCCGAGGGAGATCGGCGGCCGGGCGCAGGACGCGGTGCGCAGGAGGCTGTGGCGGTCCGCGCGGCCGGACTGCCCCGGCGTGGCCGACGCCAGGTTCACCGCCGTACTGCCCGCGGGGACGCTCGCCGCGGTGCCGACGGACGCCGTGAAGAGCCTCGTCGCCGAGGCGGACCGGCTGATGGCCGGGCACGGCGAGTTCTTCGGGGTGGTCCGCGACGACCTGGCCGACCCCGACTGGTGGTACGACCCGAAGACCGGCCGCAGGGCACCGTGGGGCTACGCCTTCGACGTGCCCTACCGGAACGAGGACGTGGTCGGCGACATCAAGCAGATCTGGGAGCCGTCCCGGCACCAGTTCCTCACGGTGCTCGCCGCCGCCTACGCGCTGACCGGGGACGAGCGGTACGCCGAGCGCGTGGCCGAACTCCTGAGGCTGTGGTGGGCGGCCAACGCGCCCCTGCGCGGGGTGCACTGGATCAGCGGCATCGAGCTGGGCATCCGGCTGCTCTCCTGGGTGTGGATCCGCAGGCTGCTCGACGGCTGGCAGGGCGCGGCCGCCCTGTTCGAGCACAACCCGGTCGCGCTCAACCAGATCTGGCACCACCAGCGCTGGCTCGCCGCCTTCCCCAGCCGTGGTTCTTCGGCGAACAACCACGTCATCGCGGAGGCCGCCGGACAGTTCGCCGCGGCCTGCGCCTTCGGGTGGTTCCCCGCGTCGGCGCGCTGGCGCAAGGGCGCGCTGCGCTCCCTCGAACGGCATCTGCGGAGCAACACCTTCCACTCGGGCCTCAACCGCGAACTGGCCACCGAGTACCACGGGCTCGTCCTCGAACTCGGCCTGGCCGCGCTGGCCGAGGCCGACGCCGCCGACGTACCCGTCCCCGCGACGGTCCGCATCGTGCTGCTGCGGATGACCGACGCGCTCGCGGCCGTGGTGGACGACCGGCTGCGGCCGCCGCGGCAGGGCGACGCCGACGACGGGCACGGTCTGATCGTGGACGGCGCCGGCACCGACCGCTGGGCCTCGCTCCTGGCCACCGGTGACGCCGTGTTCGGGCGGCTCGCCTGGTGGCCCGAGGTGACCGCCACCGATGTGCGCACCCCGCTCCTCGCCGCGCTCATCAGGCCGTACGCGAAGAACGGGACCGGACGGGCCGTGTCCCGCCCGGCGCGGCGTCCGGCCCGGTTCGCCGACGCGGGCATGACGGTCCTGCGCGGCCCCGAGGGGATCTGGTGCCGCTGTGACGGCGGGCCGCACGGCTTCCTCTCCATCGCCGCGCACGCCCACGCGGACGCGCTGTCCGTGGAGGTCCGGCACGACGGGGTCGACGTGCTCGCCGACCCGGGGACGTTCTGCTACCACGGGCAGCCCGAGTGGCGGCAGTACTTCCGCTCGACCCTCGGCCACAACACCCTGCAACTGGACGGCGAGGACCAGTCCGTCTCCGGCGGCCCTTTCCTGTGGACCCGGCAGGCCCGGAGCCGTGTCCTGGCCGTGGACACGCCCGACGTCTCCGCGGGCGGGACGGCCCGCTGGTCCGCCGAGCACGACGGCTACCAGCCGTCCGTGCACCGGCGCAGTGTGGAACTGGCAGCCGAGAGCCGGGAATTGACCGTGGTCGACGAGGTGCGTGACTCGCGCGGGGTCGTGCGCCTGGCCTTCCACCTCGGCCCGGAGATCACCGCGGAGCTGTCGGGCAACCGGGCCGAGCTCAGCTGGACCAGGGACGGCGAGGACCGCTCCGCGGTGCTCGACCTGCCGAGTCAACTGTCCTGGCGGGCGCACCGCGGCGAGACCGAGCCGCCGCTCGGCTGGTACTCCGCGGGATTCGGGCGCAAGGAACCCACCACGACGCTGGTCGGCACGGGTTCCGCCGACGGCGCGCGGGAGTTCACCACCGCACTCCGGTTCCGGGGCTAG
- a CDS encoding right-handed parallel beta-helix repeat-containing protein yields MKWRNWALPVAAQTIVLLAATGCMGTSDTPAAESKGEPSTAAARSVARVCAKPADGPAKAPKGAVTVDPSVVGDLVAKTKSSPAHTTFWLEPGKHRLDPDRFSQVIPKKGNRYLGAPGAVLDGRKKNQYAFGGTAHDVTIGYLTVQRFVAPPDEGVVNHDSADGWVIEHATIQRNSGAGLMAGARQQVRANCLRENGQYGMNAYKSKGRISGLVVEGNEIVGNNTGDWERRRKGCGCTGGIKFWAVDGADVRGNWVHDNRGTGLWADTNNNDFRIEENVLEANDGAALIYETSYNAVIRKNTIRRNNWVEGRKAADRGDSFPFATVYVSESGGEPRVKARTDKIEIYRNVLQDNWSGITLWENADRFCNSPANTSSGDCTLLVRDVDRCAKPAIAKAPLYSDCRWKTQRVDIHDNRFALDKSVVECAERCDRMALLANYGTYPDWSPYQGERVAEAITQKQHNRWHDNTYVGPWKFVAHDPSRVLDSGQWQGAPYEQDKGSTFRVRGGEGDGR; encoded by the coding sequence ATGAAGTGGCGGAACTGGGCGTTGCCGGTGGCGGCGCAGACGATCGTCCTGCTGGCGGCGACCGGCTGCATGGGCACGTCGGACACCCCGGCGGCGGAGTCGAAGGGCGAGCCGTCCACGGCCGCGGCGCGTTCCGTGGCGCGGGTCTGCGCCAAACCCGCGGACGGCCCCGCGAAGGCGCCGAAGGGCGCGGTCACGGTCGACCCCTCGGTCGTCGGTGACCTGGTGGCGAAGACCAAGAGCAGCCCCGCGCACACCACGTTCTGGCTCGAGCCGGGCAAGCACAGGCTCGATCCCGACCGCTTCTCCCAGGTCATCCCGAAGAAGGGGAACCGCTACCTCGGCGCGCCGGGCGCCGTGCTCGACGGCCGCAAGAAGAACCAGTACGCGTTCGGCGGCACCGCCCACGACGTCACCATCGGCTATCTGACGGTGCAGCGTTTCGTGGCGCCCCCGGACGAGGGCGTGGTCAACCACGACTCGGCCGACGGGTGGGTGATCGAGCACGCGACGATCCAGCGGAACTCCGGTGCCGGTCTGATGGCCGGTGCCCGCCAGCAGGTCCGCGCCAACTGCCTGCGCGAGAACGGCCAGTACGGCATGAACGCGTACAAGTCCAAGGGCCGCATCAGCGGCCTGGTCGTCGAGGGCAACGAGATCGTGGGCAACAACACCGGCGACTGGGAGCGGCGGCGGAAGGGCTGCGGCTGCACCGGAGGCATCAAGTTCTGGGCCGTCGACGGCGCCGACGTGCGCGGCAACTGGGTGCACGACAACCGGGGCACCGGACTGTGGGCGGACACCAACAACAACGACTTCCGCATCGAGGAGAACGTCCTCGAGGCCAACGACGGTGCCGCGCTGATCTACGAGACCAGCTACAACGCGGTCATCAGGAAGAACACGATCCGCCGCAACAACTGGGTCGAGGGCCGCAAGGCGGCCGACCGGGGCGACAGCTTCCCCTTCGCGACCGTCTACGTCTCCGAATCCGGCGGCGAGCCCCGGGTCAAGGCCCGCACGGACAAGATCGAGATCTACCGGAACGTCCTCCAGGACAACTGGTCGGGGATCACCCTGTGGGAGAACGCCGACCGGTTCTGCAACAGCCCGGCCAACACCTCGTCCGGCGACTGCACGTTGCTGGTGCGGGACGTCGACCGCTGCGCGAAGCCCGCGATCGCCAAGGCGCCGCTCTACTCCGACTGCCGGTGGAAGACCCAGCGGGTGGACATCCACGACAACCGCTTCGCCCTGGACAAGTCCGTCGTCGAGTGCGCGGAGCGGTGCGACCGCATGGCGCTCCTGGCCAACTACGGCACCTACCCGGACTGGTCGCCCTACCAGGGCGAGCGGGTGGCCGAGGCGATCACCCAGAAGCAGCACAACCGCTGGCACGACAACACCTACGTCGGACCGTGGAAGTTCGTCGCCCACGACCCGAGCCGGGTGCTGGACTCCGGGCAGTGGCAGGGCGCGCCCTACGAGCAGGACAAGGGCAGCACCTTCCGCGTACGGGGTGGTGAGGGAGATGGGCGCTGA
- a CDS encoding bi-domain-containing oxidoreductase, producing MKQVVQNYKSGELALLDVPVPGCKPDGVLVRTAFSLISTGTELMKVSEAGMSMIGKARSRPDQVAKVMQSVATNGVPATYRKVMGKLDSYTPLGYSLCGVVEQVGTGIDDVKVGDLVACAGNEHALHAELNWVPKNLYTPVPDGLAPRHAAFGTVGSIAMQGVRQGEPQLGEVALVIGLGLIGQLVVQLLTASGVRVVGVDPDPARCELAERLGAAACGDPASAAVEAAVAELTDGHGVDQVYLAAGGGSNQPVELAAQLSRDRGRVVDIGKCRLDLPWNAYYEKELDVRFSRSYGPGRYDPSYELEGRDYPIGYVRWTERRNLACFLDLVARGRVDVDPLISHIADFDDAVETYQSLKDGDLKAVAVLFRYPEQAAEGEAEAPSVAVPAVRRGGGASGSARAARTPVRLAFVGAGNYATSMLLPHLVGRDSVALSTVVTTTALSAANAQRKFGFAEATTDLDAVLGDKSIDAVFVVTRHSSHAELTRKALLAGKAVFVEKPLALSEDELAGVLAAVEESGNDRLQVGFNRRFAPLLHEAKKRFGARTGPASLRYLVNAGQLQHGSWYLQQGTEGSRFAGEGGHFIDTASWLLGADPVSVYAAATAGNEDLQIVLHYPDGSTATISYVTTGAASFPKETLDLVADGKVLHLDDFVRASVHGRKKWVSSRLPKARDKGQSAELASFVKAVRTGGPMPVPLESLVATTAATLAVRAGLAAGAPVTLARPL from the coding sequence GTGAAACAGGTTGTGCAGAACTACAAGAGCGGCGAACTGGCGCTGCTCGACGTCCCGGTGCCGGGATGCAAGCCGGACGGTGTGCTCGTCAGGACCGCCTTCTCGCTGATATCCACCGGGACCGAGCTCATGAAGGTCTCCGAGGCGGGCATGTCGATGATCGGCAAGGCCCGCTCCCGCCCCGACCAGGTGGCCAAGGTCATGCAGAGCGTGGCCACCAACGGGGTGCCCGCCACGTACCGCAAGGTGATGGGCAAGCTGGACTCCTACACGCCGCTCGGCTACTCGCTGTGCGGAGTGGTCGAGCAGGTCGGCACGGGGATCGACGACGTGAAGGTCGGCGACCTCGTGGCCTGCGCGGGCAACGAACACGCGTTGCACGCCGAGCTGAACTGGGTGCCGAAGAACCTCTACACCCCCGTGCCCGACGGACTCGCGCCGCGCCACGCGGCCTTCGGCACCGTCGGATCGATCGCCATGCAGGGCGTCCGGCAGGGCGAGCCGCAGCTCGGCGAGGTGGCCCTGGTCATCGGCCTCGGTCTGATCGGGCAGCTGGTGGTGCAGCTCCTCACCGCGTCGGGCGTACGCGTGGTCGGCGTCGACCCCGACCCGGCGCGCTGCGAACTCGCCGAGCGCCTGGGCGCGGCGGCCTGCGGCGATCCCGCGTCCGCGGCCGTGGAAGCCGCCGTCGCCGAGCTCACCGACGGCCACGGAGTGGACCAGGTGTACCTGGCCGCGGGCGGCGGCAGCAACCAACCCGTCGAACTGGCCGCCCAGTTGAGCAGGGACCGGGGACGCGTCGTCGACATCGGCAAGTGCCGTCTGGACCTGCCGTGGAACGCGTACTACGAGAAGGAGCTCGACGTCCGGTTCTCCCGCTCGTACGGTCCCGGGCGCTATGACCCGTCGTACGAACTGGAAGGGCGCGACTACCCGATCGGCTACGTGCGCTGGACCGAGCGCCGCAACCTGGCGTGCTTCCTCGACCTCGTGGCCCGCGGTCGCGTCGACGTGGATCCGCTGATCTCCCACATCGCCGACTTCGACGACGCCGTCGAGACGTACCAGAGCCTGAAGGACGGCGACCTCAAGGCCGTCGCCGTGCTCTTCCGGTACCCCGAACAGGCGGCTGAGGGCGAGGCGGAGGCTCCGTCGGTGGCCGTGCCCGCGGTGCGGCGCGGCGGTGGGGCGTCCGGCTCGGCGCGGGCGGCCAGGACGCCGGTGCGCCTGGCGTTCGTCGGCGCGGGGAACTACGCGACGTCGATGCTGCTTCCGCACCTGGTGGGACGCGACAGCGTCGCGTTGTCGACGGTCGTCACCACGACGGCGCTCTCCGCGGCCAACGCCCAGCGGAAGTTCGGCTTCGCCGAGGCGACCACCGATCTCGACGCCGTGCTCGGCGACAAGTCCATCGACGCGGTGTTCGTGGTCACCCGGCACAGCTCGCACGCCGAACTGACCCGCAAGGCGCTGCTCGCGGGCAAGGCCGTGTTCGTGGAGAAGCCGTTGGCGCTCTCCGAGGACGAACTGGCAGGCGTGCTCGCGGCGGTGGAGGAGTCCGGCAACGACCGGCTCCAAGTCGGGTTCAACCGCCGGTTCGCGCCACTCCTCCACGAGGCCAAGAAGCGCTTCGGCGCCAGGACGGGACCGGCGAGCCTGCGCTACCTGGTCAACGCGGGGCAACTGCAGCACGGCAGCTGGTACCTCCAGCAGGGCACCGAGGGCTCGCGGTTCGCGGGCGAGGGCGGGCACTTCATCGACACGGCGAGCTGGCTGCTCGGCGCCGACCCCGTCTCGGTGTACGCGGCCGCCACGGCCGGCAACGAGGACCTGCAGATCGTGCTGCACTACCCGGACGGGTCCACCGCCACCATCAGCTACGTCACCACCGGCGCGGCCAGCTTCCCCAAGGAGACGCTGGACCTCGTCGCCGACGGCAAGGTGCTGCACCTCGACGACTTCGTCCGCGCCTCGGTCCACGGCCGCAAGAAGTGGGTCAGTTCGCGGCTGCCCAAGGCCCGGGACAAGGGCCAGTCGGCGGAGCTTGCCTCGTTCGTCAAGGCCGTGCGGACCGGCGGCCCGATGCCGGTGCCGCTGGAGTCCCTCGTCGCCACCACGGCGGCCACCCTCGCCGTGCGGGCGGGCCTGGCCGCCGGCGCGCCGGTGACGCTGGCGAGGCCGCTGTGA
- the asnB gene encoding asparagine synthase (glutamine-hydrolyzing) yields the protein MCGIAGTYRWPDGKVVTDRLTDTLAHRGPDGAGRYNHPVGDGEVHLGHRRLAIIDLSETGAQPMVKDGLVLTYNGELYNAPELRAELTAAGARFRGTSDTEVLLEAWRHWGTDCLPRLRGMFALGVFDERTGDLVLARDQLGIKPLFLLRRGEGLVFASELKALAAATGGSLEVDHAALVASLLYYWVPDSRCAFREAEKLPPGSWLRCRPDGRVERGTYWNLKDVAAEGRERARSGEQPDLAAIVEESTRQHLLSDVPVATFLSGGLDSSYLTALAARHQPGISAYTIGFRAEDAKFEAMPDDLRYARQVAERFGVDLHEIEIAPNVLDLLPRMTYSLDEPIGDPAAINTFLICSAAREAGVKVMLSGMGADELFAGYRKHLANLIALRYQRVPGPLRRGVAKAVDRLPVATARRGYRSVRFAKRFLSFAELPEETAFRRSYTMYDQDELLALIDPDLAGTVDDVLTEHADVYEDNELDDFVNRMCLGDARMFLPGLNLAYTDRSSMAASTEVRVPYVDVEVVKAAFAVPGDRKIVGRQGKAVLKEAATSILPKEIVYRPKGLFSAPLRAWMSRDLAPLVREVVNDGLLVESGFLRRDALARMVAEDASGQRDFSKHLWHVLTLEYWYRDATTGSGQSTH from the coding sequence ATGTGTGGCATCGCAGGCACGTACCGATGGCCGGACGGCAAGGTCGTGACCGACCGGCTCACCGACACCCTCGCCCACCGCGGGCCTGACGGGGCGGGCCGGTACAACCACCCCGTCGGCGACGGCGAAGTGCACCTCGGGCACCGTCGCCTCGCCATCATCGACCTGTCCGAGACCGGCGCCCAGCCGATGGTCAAGGACGGGCTCGTCCTGACGTACAACGGCGAGCTGTACAACGCGCCCGAGCTGCGCGCCGAACTCACCGCCGCAGGGGCGCGCTTCCGGGGCACCTCCGACACCGAGGTGCTCCTGGAGGCATGGCGGCACTGGGGCACGGACTGCCTGCCCCGGCTGCGCGGCATGTTCGCGCTCGGGGTCTTCGACGAGCGCACCGGTGACCTGGTGCTCGCCCGCGACCAGCTCGGCATCAAGCCCCTGTTCCTGCTCCGGCGCGGCGAGGGGCTGGTGTTCGCCTCCGAGCTCAAGGCGCTCGCCGCCGCCACCGGCGGGTCCCTCGAGGTGGACCACGCGGCGCTCGTGGCCTCGCTCCTCTACTACTGGGTGCCGGACTCGCGGTGCGCGTTCCGCGAGGCGGAGAAGCTGCCGCCGGGCAGTTGGCTCCGGTGCAGACCCGACGGACGGGTGGAGCGCGGCACGTACTGGAACCTGAAGGACGTCGCCGCCGAGGGCCGGGAGCGGGCCCGCAGCGGCGAGCAGCCGGACCTCGCCGCCATCGTCGAGGAGTCGACCCGGCAGCACCTGCTCTCCGACGTCCCCGTGGCGACCTTCCTCTCCGGCGGTCTCGACTCCAGCTACCTGACCGCGCTGGCGGCCCGGCACCAGCCGGGGATCTCCGCCTACACGATCGGATTCCGCGCCGAGGACGCCAAGTTCGAGGCGATGCCGGACGACCTGCGCTACGCCCGGCAGGTCGCCGAGCGGTTCGGCGTCGATCTGCACGAGATCGAGATCGCGCCGAACGTGCTCGACCTGCTGCCCCGGATGACGTACAGCCTGGACGAGCCGATCGGCGACCCCGCCGCGATCAACACGTTCCTGATCTGCTCGGCCGCCCGGGAGGCCGGGGTCAAGGTGATGCTCTCGGGGATGGGCGCCGACGAGCTGTTCGCCGGGTACCGCAAGCACCTGGCCAACCTGATCGCGCTGCGTTACCAGCGCGTTCCGGGGCCGCTGCGGCGCGGCGTGGCCAAGGCCGTGGACCGGCTGCCGGTCGCCACGGCCCGGCGCGGGTACCGGTCGGTGCGCTTCGCGAAGCGGTTCCTCTCCTTCGCCGAGCTGCCGGAGGAGACCGCGTTCCGGCGCAGCTACACCATGTACGACCAGGACGAGCTGCTCGCCCTGATCGACCCCGACCTGGCGGGCACGGTCGACGACGTGCTGACCGAGCACGCGGACGTCTACGAGGACAACGAACTCGACGACTTCGTCAACCGCATGTGCCTGGGTGACGCCCGGATGTTCCTGCCGGGCCTGAACCTCGCCTACACGGACCGCTCCAGCATGGCCGCGTCGACCGAGGTGCGCGTCCCGTACGTGGACGTCGAGGTCGTGAAGGCGGCGTTCGCCGTGCCGGGCGACCGCAAGATCGTCGGACGGCAGGGCAAGGCCGTCCTCAAGGAAGCGGCCACCTCGATCCTGCCCAAGGAGATCGTGTACCGCCCCAAGGGCCTGTTCAGCGCCCCGCTGCGCGCGTGGATGAGCCGGGACCTGGCACCGCTGGTGCGCGAGGTGGTGAACGACGGACTGCTCGTCGAGTCCGGGTTCCTGCGCCGCGACGCACTGGCGCGCATGGTCGCCGAGGACGCCTCCGGGCAGCGGGACTTCTCCAAACACCTCTGGCACGTACTCACCCTCGAGTACTGGTACCGCGACGCGACAACTGGCTCAGGCCAGAGCACTCACTGA